From Coffea arabica cultivar ET-39 chromosome 2e, Coffea Arabica ET-39 HiFi, whole genome shotgun sequence, the proteins below share one genomic window:
- the LOC113731446 gene encoding polyadenylate-binding protein 2-like isoform X1, with protein sequence MAQVQVPQTVMNVNAAAAAGGGGGGANPQFVPTSLYVGDLDFNVTDSQLYDLFNQVGQVVSVRVCRDLTTRRSLGYGYVNYGNPQDAARALEILNFTPLNGKPIRVMYSHRDPSIRKSGAGNIFIKNLDKAIDHKALHETFSTFGNILSCKVATDGSGQSKGYGFVQYDSDEAAQKAIEKLNGMLLNDKQVYVGPFLRKQEREMAVDKTKFTNVFVKNLSDSTTDEDLKKVFGDFGTITSVAVMRDEDGKSKCFGFVNFENPEDAAKSVEALNGYKFDNKEWFVGKAQKKSDREQELKQRFEQSVKEAADKSQGLNLYIKNLDDSINDDKLRELFSPFGTITSCKVMRDPNGISRGSGFVAFSTPEEASRALSEMNGKMVVSKPLYVALAQRKEERRARLQAQFSQLRPIAMGPSVAPRMPMYPPGGPGLGQQIFYGQPPPAIMPPQPGFGYQQQLVPGMRPGAGPMPNFFVPLVQQGQQGQRPGGRRGAAVPVQQGQQPVPLMQQQMVPRGRAYRYPPGRALPDVSMPGVGGGMLSVPYDMGGMPLRDVVSQPVPIGALASALANASPADQRTMLGENLYPLVEQLEPETAAKVTGMLLEMDQTEVLHLLESPEALKSKVAEAMEVLRNVSQQQQAGNPADQLASLSLNDGLVT encoded by the exons ATGGCTCAGGTTCAGGTGCCGCAGACGGTGATGAATGTgaatgctgctgctgctgctggcggcggcggcggcggcgcgAATCCTCAGTTCGTGCCGACGTCGCTTTACGTCGGTGACTTGGATTTTAACGTGACCGATTCGCAGCTTTACGATCTGTTCAACCAGGTCGGACAGGTGGTTTCGGTCAGAGTTTGCCGGGATTTGACGACTCGCCGGTCACTTGGATATGGTTATGTCAATTATGGCAATCCACAAGATG CTGCACGGGCTCTAGAGATCCTAAATTTTACTCCTCTCAATGGGAAGCCCATTAGAGTAATGTATTCTCATAGAGACCCCAGCATACGTAAAAGTGGTGCTGGAAATATATTTATTAAG AATTTGGACAAAGCAATTGACCATAAGGCTTTGCATGAAACATTTTCTACATTTGGGAACATTCTCTCTTGCAAGGTGGCAACTGATGGTTCTGGTCAGTCAAAGGGCTACGGGTTTGTGCAGTATGACAGTGATGAAGCTGCTCAAAAAGCTATTGAGAAACTTAATGGGATGCTGCTGAATGATAAGCAAGTATATGTTGGACCTTTCCTTCGGAAACAAGAAAGAGAAATGGCAGTAGACAAGACAAAATTCACTAATGTTTTTGTCAAGAATCTCTCAGATTCTACCACTGATGAAGACCTAAAGAAAGTCTTTGGTGATTTTGGAACAATAACTAGCGTTGCGGTAATGAGGGACGAAGATGGAAAGTCAAAGTGCTTTGGATTTGTGAACTTTGAGAACCCTGAAGATGCTGCAAAATCTGTTGAAGCTCTTAATGGATATAAGTTTGACAACAAAGAGTGGTTTGTTGGGAAAGCCCAAAAGAAATCTGACAGAGAACAAGAATTAAAACAACGCTTCGAGCAGAGTGTTAAAGAGGCTGCGGACAAATCACAAGGGTTGAACCTCTATATAAAGAACTTAGATGATAGCATTAATGATGACAAGCTCAGGGAACTGTTCTCTCCCTTTGGGACAATAACTTCATGCAAG GTTATGCGAGACCCAAATGGCATCAGCAGAGGATCTGGTTTTGTTGCATTCTCAACTCCTGAAGAAGCTTCAAGAGCT CTTTCTGAAATGAATGGAAAGATGGTTGTCAGCAAACCGCTTTATGTTGCTCTTGCACagagaaaggaagagagaagaGCGAGGTTACAG GCTCAATTTTCTCAGTTGCGTCCGATTGCGATGGGACCTTCTGTTGCTCCTAGAATGCCAATGTACCCCCCTGGCGGTCCTGGTCTGGGGCAACAAATATTTTATGGACAGCCACCACCTGCTATCATGCCTCCCCAA CCTGGTTTTGGTTATCAACAGCAGCTTGTTCCTGGAATGAGGCCTGGTGCAGGTCCGATGCCAAACTTTTTTGTGCCATTAGTTCAGCAAGGGCAGCAAGGACAGCGTCCTGGTGGCAGGCGGGGTGCAGCTGTTCCAGTCCAGCAGGGTCAACAACCAGTTCCACTGATGCAACAGCAG ATGGTTCCAAGGGGGCGTGCATATCGTTACCCTCCAGGCCGTGCCCTGCCTGATGTCTCCATGCCAGGTGTTGGTGGAGGCATGCTTTCTGTCCCATATGATATGGGTGGCATGCCATTGCGTGATGTTGTTTCTCAGCCAGTTCCAATTGGGGCTTTGGCATCTGCCCTTGCAAATGCTTCTCCTGCTGATCAGAGGACG ATGTTGGGCGAGAATCTATACCCACTTGTCGAACAGTTGGAGCCTGAAACAGCAGCTAAGGTTACTGGTATGCTTTTGGAGATGGACCAGACGGAGGTTCTACACCTGCTTGAGTCACCAGAAGCTCTGAAGTCCAAGGTTGCGGAGGCCATGGAAGTCTTAAGGAATGTTTCTCAGCAGCAGCAGGCAGGCAATCCGGCTGATCAATTGGCATCATTGTCCTTGAATGATGGTCTTGTTACCTGA
- the LOC113728673 gene encoding uncharacterized protein — MKKLHKRYQKACTWTSAIPKNIIEKLKEIAIHSRRCSLQMASEDLFEVTDGDRTFIVSLNQKTCDCGAFQLSGLPCKHAALGIVYKRQKLETYCDPCFSTEMYLKTYSGMIHPIPHEKRWPPLIDVTPKTVLPPPLRRAPGRPRVNRRRGPDEPSQSQAKRSTTMRCGNCKATGHNTRTCQRAPVRQRSTSTSTNKGTQFARGKPGRGIANTGLAGSVLWDHADGNVPIVVSSQGNNRSPSTQLPLMNADLNLQTATNATKRKRGRPSNKSAPSVVYNPKRKTSTAAPQPFAGMHTAALHPSGSAQVQTDVNINASVSHDSHNVSSSFTF, encoded by the exons ATGAAGAAATTACACAAAAGGTACCAGAAGGCTTGCACATGGACGTCTGCTATCCCAAAAAACATCATAGAAAAGCTCAAGGAAATTGCAATACATTCTAGGAGATGTTCATTGCAGATGGCCAGTGAGGATTTGTTTGAAGTTACTGATGGTGACAGAACATTTATAGTGAGTTTGAACCAGAAGACATGTGACTGTGGAGCTTTCCAATTGTCTGGACTCCCATGCAAGCATGCTGCACTTGGAATTGTATACAAAAGACAGAAGTTGGAGACATACTGTGATCCTTGCTTCTCAACAGAAATGTATCTCAAGACATATAGTGGCATGATACATCCAATTCCTCACGAGAAGAGATGGCCTCCATTAATTGATGTCACACCAAAAACTGTCCTTCCACCACCATTGAGAAGAGCTCCAGGTCGTCCAAGAGTTAATAGAAGGAGAGGGCCTGATGAGCCAAGCCAATCTCAAGCAAAAAGGTCAACCACTATGAGATGTGGCAACTGCAAAGCTACTGGACATAATACTAGAACATGTCAAAGAGCACCTGTGAGACAAAGGAGTACAAGCACCAGCACAAACAAG GGGACTCAATTTGCTAGAGGAAAGCCAGGAAGGGGAATTGCAAATACAGGGCTTGCAGGATCTGTTCTATGG GATCATGCTGATGGCAATGTGCCTATTGTAGTTTCTAGTCAAGGCAATAACCGAAGTCCATCAACTCAATTACCATTAATGAATGCTGACTTGAATCTGCAAACAGCAACCAATGCTACTAAGAGAAAG AGAGGCCGACCTTCCAACAAATCTGCTCCATCTGTTGTATATAACCCCAAAAGGAAAACTTCAACAGCAGCACCTCAACCATTTGCAGGAATGCATACTGCTGCACTACATCCCAGTGGAAGTGCCCAAGTACAAACTGATGTCAACATCAATGCTTCAGTTTCTCATGATTCTCATAATGTCAGTAGCAGCTTCACCTTTTAG
- the LOC113728672 gene encoding uncharacterized protein, whose protein sequence is MGNKVLEVEVTTGSNIGDLVLIPRISLTPQSARTPFPIKRRQFPVKVAFAMTINKSQGQTLKNVGVYLPEPVFSHGQLYVALSRATSPVGLKILIVNRDNDPWD, encoded by the coding sequence ATGGGGAATAAAGTTCTCGAGGTAGAAGTCACAACAGGATCTAATATTGGAGATTTAGTTCTCATACCTCGGATCTCTTTAACACCACAGAGTGCACGGACTCCTTTTCCAATTAAAAGGAGACAATTTCCTGTGAAAGTGGCATTTGCAATGACTATCAACAAAAGTCAAGGCCAAACCTTGAAAAATGTTGGCGTTTACCTTCCTGAACCTGTGTTTTCACATGGTCAACTTTATGTTGCTCTGTCCCGTGCTACTTCGCCAGTTGGATTGAAAATACTCATTGTTAATAGAGATAATGATCCATGGGATTAA
- the LOC113731445 gene encoding polyadenylate-binding protein 2-like — translation MAQVQVPQSVMNVNATTTAAAGGANPQFVPTSLYVGDLDLHVTDSQLYDLFNQVGQVVSVRVCRDLTTRRSLGYGYVNYGNPQDAARALEILNFTPLNGKPIRVMYSHRDPSIRKSGAGNIFIKNLDKAIDHKALHDTFSVFGNILSCKVATDVSGQSKGYGFVQYDTDEAAQKAIEKLNGMLLNDKQVYVGPFLRKQEREMAVDKTKFTNVFVKNLSESTTDEDLKKVFGDYGTITSIVVMRDEDGKSKCFGFVNFENPEDAAKSVEAVNGYQFDNKEWFVGKAQKKSEREQELKQRFEQSIKEAADKSQGLNLYIKNLDDSINDDKLRELFSPFGVITSCKVMRDPNGISRGSGFVAFSSPEEASRALSEMNGKMIVSKPLYVALAQRKEERRARLQAQFSQLRPIAMGPSVAPRMPMYPPGGPGLGQQIFYGQPPPAIIPPQPGFGYQQQLVPGMRPGGAPMPNFFVPMVQQGQQGQRPGGRRGGTVPVQQGQQPVPMMQQQMIPRGRGYRYPPGRALPDVSMPGVAGGMLSVPYDMGGMPLRDVVSQPVPIGALASALANASPADQRTMLGENLYPLVEQLEPETAAKVTGMLLEMDQTEVLHLLESPEALKSKVAEAMEVLRNVSQQQQATNPADQLASLSLNDGLVS, via the exons ATGGCTCAGGTTCAGGTGCCGCAGTCGGTGATGAATGTGAATGCTACTACTACAGCTGCTGCTGGCGGTGCGAATCCTCAGTTCGTGCCGACGTCGCTTTATGTAGGTGACTTGGATTTGCACGTGACTGATTCGCAGCTTTACGATCTGTTCAACCAGGTTGGACAGGTGGTTTCGGTCAGGGTTTGCCGGGATTTGACGACTCGCCGGTCACTTGGATATGGTTATGTCAATTATGGCAATCCGCAAGATG CTGCACGGGCTCTAGAGATCCTAAATTTTACTCCTCTCAATGGGAAGCCCATTAGAGTTATGTATTCTCATAGAGACCCCAGCATACGTAAAAGTGGTGCTGGAAATATATTTATTAAG AATTTGGACAAAGCGATTGACCATAAGGCTTTGCACGATACATTTTCTGTATTTGGAAACATTCTCTCTTGCAAGGTGGCAACCGATGTTTCTGGTCAGTCAAAGGGCTATGGGTTTGTGCAATATGATACTGATGAAGCTGCTCAAAAAGCTATTGAGAAACTCAACGGGATGCTGCTGAATGATAAGCAAGTATATGTCGGACCTTTCCTTCGGAAACAAGAAAGAGAAATGGCTGTAGACAAGACAAAATTTACTAATGTTTTTGTGAAGAATCTCTCAGAATCAACCACTGATGAAGACCTAAAGAAAGTATTTGGTGATTATGGGACAATAACTAGTATTGTGGTAATGAGGGATGAAGATGGAAAGTCAAAGTGTTTTGGATTCGTGAACTTTGAGAACCCTGAAGATGCTGCAAAATCTGTTGAAGCTGTTAATGGATATCAATTTGATAACAAAGAATGGTTTGTTGGGAAAGCCCAAAAGAAATCTGAGAGAGAACAAGAATTAAAACAACGATTCGAGCAGAGTATTAAGGAGGCTGCTGACAAATCACAAGGGTTGAACCTCTATATAAAGAATTTAGATGACAGCATTAATGATGATAAGCTTAGGGAATTGTTCTCCCCCTTTGGTGTTATAACTTCATGCAAG GTTATGCGAGATCCCAATGGAATCAGCAGAGGATCTGGGTTTGTTGCATTCTCATCTCCTGAAGAAGCATCAAGAGCT CTTTCTGAAATGAATGGGAAGATGATTGTTAGCAAACCACTTTATGTTGCTCTTGCACagagaaaggaagagagaagaGCAAGGTTGCAG GCTCAATTTTCTCAATTGCGTCCAATTGCAATGGGACCCTCTGTTGCTCCTAGAATGCCAATGTACCCCCCTGGCGGTCCTGGTCTAGGGCAACAAATATTTTATGGACAGCCGCCACCTGCTATCATTCCTCCCCAA CCTGGTTTTGGCTATCAACAGCAGCTTGTTCCTGGAATGAGGCCTGGTGGAGCTCCAATGCCGAACTTTTTTGTGCCAATGGTTCAGCAAGGGCAGCAAGGACAGCGTCCTGGTGGCAGGCGAGGTGGTACTGTTCCGGTCCAGCAGGGTCAACAACCTGTTCCAATGATGCAGCAGCAG ATGATTCCAAGGGGACGTGGATATCGTTACCCTCCAGGACGTGCCCTGCCTGATGTCTCTATGCCAGGTGTTGCTGGAGGCATGCTTTCCGTCCCATATGATATGGGCGGCATGCCATTACGTGATGTCGTATCTCAGCCAGTCCCAATTGGGGCTCTGGCATCTGCGCTTGCCAACGCTTCTCCTGCTGATCAGAGGACG ATGTTGGGCGAGAATCTATACCCACTTGTCGAACAGTTGGAGCCTGAAACAGCAGCTAAGGTTACTGGTATGCTTTTGGAGATGGACCAGACAGAGGTTCTACACCTGCTTGAGTCACCAGAAGCTCTGAAGTCGAAGGTTGCAGAGGCCATGGAGGTCTTAAGGAATGTTTCTCAGCAGCAGCAGGCAACCAATCCTGCTGATCAATTGGCATCATTGTCCTTGAACGATGGTCTTGTTTCCTGA
- the LOC113731446 gene encoding polyadenylate-binding protein 2-like isoform X2: MAQVQVPQTVMNVNAAAAAGGGGGGANPQFVPTSLYVGDLDFNVTDSQLYDLFNQVGQVVSVRVCRDLTTRRSLGYGYVNYGNPQDAARALEILNFTPLNGKPIRVMYSHRDPSIRKSGAGNIFIKNLDKAIDHKALHETFSTFGNILSCKVATDGSGQSKGYGFVQYDSDEAAQKAIEKLNGMLLNDKQVYVGPFLRKQEREMAVDKTKFTNVFVKNLSDSTTDEDLKKVFGDFGTITSVAVMRDEDGKSKCFGFVNFENPEDAAKSVEALNGYKFDNKEWFVGKAQKKSDREQELKQRFEQSVKEAADKSQGLNLYIKNLDDSINDDKLRELFSPFGTITSCKVMRDPNGISRGSGFVAFSTPEEASRALSEMNGKMVVSKPLYVALAQRKEERRARLQLRPIAMGPSVAPRMPMYPPGGPGLGQQIFYGQPPPAIMPPQPGFGYQQQLVPGMRPGAGPMPNFFVPLVQQGQQGQRPGGRRGAAVPVQQGQQPVPLMQQQMVPRGRAYRYPPGRALPDVSMPGVGGGMLSVPYDMGGMPLRDVVSQPVPIGALASALANASPADQRTMLGENLYPLVEQLEPETAAKVTGMLLEMDQTEVLHLLESPEALKSKVAEAMEVLRNVSQQQQAGNPADQLASLSLNDGLVT, translated from the exons ATGGCTCAGGTTCAGGTGCCGCAGACGGTGATGAATGTgaatgctgctgctgctgctggcggcggcggcggcggcgcgAATCCTCAGTTCGTGCCGACGTCGCTTTACGTCGGTGACTTGGATTTTAACGTGACCGATTCGCAGCTTTACGATCTGTTCAACCAGGTCGGACAGGTGGTTTCGGTCAGAGTTTGCCGGGATTTGACGACTCGCCGGTCACTTGGATATGGTTATGTCAATTATGGCAATCCACAAGATG CTGCACGGGCTCTAGAGATCCTAAATTTTACTCCTCTCAATGGGAAGCCCATTAGAGTAATGTATTCTCATAGAGACCCCAGCATACGTAAAAGTGGTGCTGGAAATATATTTATTAAG AATTTGGACAAAGCAATTGACCATAAGGCTTTGCATGAAACATTTTCTACATTTGGGAACATTCTCTCTTGCAAGGTGGCAACTGATGGTTCTGGTCAGTCAAAGGGCTACGGGTTTGTGCAGTATGACAGTGATGAAGCTGCTCAAAAAGCTATTGAGAAACTTAATGGGATGCTGCTGAATGATAAGCAAGTATATGTTGGACCTTTCCTTCGGAAACAAGAAAGAGAAATGGCAGTAGACAAGACAAAATTCACTAATGTTTTTGTCAAGAATCTCTCAGATTCTACCACTGATGAAGACCTAAAGAAAGTCTTTGGTGATTTTGGAACAATAACTAGCGTTGCGGTAATGAGGGACGAAGATGGAAAGTCAAAGTGCTTTGGATTTGTGAACTTTGAGAACCCTGAAGATGCTGCAAAATCTGTTGAAGCTCTTAATGGATATAAGTTTGACAACAAAGAGTGGTTTGTTGGGAAAGCCCAAAAGAAATCTGACAGAGAACAAGAATTAAAACAACGCTTCGAGCAGAGTGTTAAAGAGGCTGCGGACAAATCACAAGGGTTGAACCTCTATATAAAGAACTTAGATGATAGCATTAATGATGACAAGCTCAGGGAACTGTTCTCTCCCTTTGGGACAATAACTTCATGCAAG GTTATGCGAGACCCAAATGGCATCAGCAGAGGATCTGGTTTTGTTGCATTCTCAACTCCTGAAGAAGCTTCAAGAGCT CTTTCTGAAATGAATGGAAAGATGGTTGTCAGCAAACCGCTTTATGTTGCTCTTGCACagagaaaggaagagagaagaGCGAGGTTACAG TTGCGTCCGATTGCGATGGGACCTTCTGTTGCTCCTAGAATGCCAATGTACCCCCCTGGCGGTCCTGGTCTGGGGCAACAAATATTTTATGGACAGCCACCACCTGCTATCATGCCTCCCCAA CCTGGTTTTGGTTATCAACAGCAGCTTGTTCCTGGAATGAGGCCTGGTGCAGGTCCGATGCCAAACTTTTTTGTGCCATTAGTTCAGCAAGGGCAGCAAGGACAGCGTCCTGGTGGCAGGCGGGGTGCAGCTGTTCCAGTCCAGCAGGGTCAACAACCAGTTCCACTGATGCAACAGCAG ATGGTTCCAAGGGGGCGTGCATATCGTTACCCTCCAGGCCGTGCCCTGCCTGATGTCTCCATGCCAGGTGTTGGTGGAGGCATGCTTTCTGTCCCATATGATATGGGTGGCATGCCATTGCGTGATGTTGTTTCTCAGCCAGTTCCAATTGGGGCTTTGGCATCTGCCCTTGCAAATGCTTCTCCTGCTGATCAGAGGACG ATGTTGGGCGAGAATCTATACCCACTTGTCGAACAGTTGGAGCCTGAAACAGCAGCTAAGGTTACTGGTATGCTTTTGGAGATGGACCAGACGGAGGTTCTACACCTGCTTGAGTCACCAGAAGCTCTGAAGTCCAAGGTTGCGGAGGCCATGGAAGTCTTAAGGAATGTTTCTCAGCAGCAGCAGGCAGGCAATCCGGCTGATCAATTGGCATCATTGTCCTTGAATGATGGTCTTGTTACCTGA